The Mytilus galloprovincialis chromosome 2, xbMytGall1.hap1.1, whole genome shotgun sequence genome has a window encoding:
- the LOC143062645 gene encoding uncharacterized protein LOC143062645 isoform X3 — protein MTFIMPSEIIHKQRTDWDGVLEDLFGIDPNQTCTDSINDSSSGFASDAASHTYSKTSMSTFKGSCSDSSESGRVSSREPPWSGTKTPAHREPNHYNPRDLNMQYRMSTPSPMSHKSSSSVKTTSSNRSSSKSSHISSHKLPTAPPVISYKNPAYEYQLDKHIEEIQYNIKRIELQDGQQYISSKPKSRHHKPSLFDLVTDDVIVNIFSNLPTDQLCRCSRVCNRWYRLSWDPLLWRRIVINSEKINVDKALKYLTKRLSYNTPTVCVIVERIILTGCEKLTNKGLHTIAKRCPELRHLEIQGCANITNDSLFEIASYCVNLEYLDTTGCPCVTSVSLTTQVLEQATAHHLRQIYLRFLDMTDCYALEDEGLQTLTLHCTQLQHLYLRRCVRIGDAGVQAIGINCPYIKELSISDCRKVTDYGVCALSKIGDNLRYLSVAKCDKVSDVGVIQLAKNCRKLRYLNVRGCEAVSDDAMDVLARNCTKLKSLDIGKCDVTDEGLQVLSHNCSQLKKLSLKSCDAITDDGVKCIAKKCRHLEQLNIQDCHLTVDAYRAVKRYCKKCFIEHTNPGFY, from the exons accCGAATCAAACATGCACCGACTCAATAAATGACTCGTCATCAGGATTTGCCTCTGATGCAGCGAGTCATACGTACTCAAAGACTAGCATGTCGACCTTCAAAGGAAGCTGCTCTGACAGCAGTGAATCTGGACGAGTATCGAGTAGAGAACCACCGTGGTCAGGGACAAAGACTCCTGCACACAGAGAACCTAATCATTATAATCCACGTGACTTAAATATGCAATACAGAATGTCCACACCGTCACCAATGTCTCATAAATCATCTTCGTCCGTGAAAACAACATCATCTAACCGTTCGTCCTCAAAATCATCACACATTTCATCACACAAACTTCCAACAGCGCCACCTGTGATAAGTTATAAAAATCCTGCATATGAATATCAGTTAGATAAACATATTGAAGAAATTCAGTATAATATTAAACGGATTGAGCTTCAAGACGGTCAACAGTACATTTCATCCAAACCGAAATCACGTCACCATAAACCGTCTCTTTTCGACTTAGTGACAGATGACGTCATTGTGAACATATTCTCAAACTTGCCGACCGATCAGTTGTGTCGCTGTTCTCGAGTGTGCAACCGATGGTATCGGTTGTCATGGGATCCGTTACTATGGAGACGCATTGTTATAAATAGCGAGAAGATAAACGTTGATAAAGCtttgaaatatttgacaaaaagacTTAGTTACAATACTCCCACAGTGTGTGTGATTGTGGAAAGAATTATATTGACTGGTTGTGAAAAGCTAACTAATAAAGGATTACATACGATAGCGAAACGCTGTCCAGAGTTACGGCACTTGGAAATACAAGGATGTGCCAATATTACTAATGATTCACTCTTTGAAATTGCATCTTATTGTGTTAACCTGGAATATTTAGATACTACTG GATGCCCTTGTGTTACCAGTGTAAGTCTTACCACTCAAGTATTAGAACAGGCCACAGCACACCATCTTCGACAGATCTACCTCCGCTTTTTAGACATGACAGATTGTTACGCGCTGGAGGACGAAGGATTGCAAACACTAACTCTTCATTGTACTCAATTGCAACACTTGTATCTAAGACGATGCGTGCGCATAGGTGATGCTGGCGTTCAAGCCATAGGTATTAACTGTCCGTATATAAAGGAACTTAGCATTAGTGACTGTAGAAAAGTAACCGACTATGGAGTGTGTGCACTCTCGAAAATAGGAGACAATTTAAGATATTTAAGTGTAGCAAAGTGTGATAAAGTTTCTGACGTAGGTGTGATACAATTGGCTAAGAATTGCCGGAAGTTACGTTATCTCAATGTCAGAGGATGTGAAGCTGTCTCAGACGACGCCATGGACGTTTTAGCCCGAAACTGCACGAAACTCAAATCTTTAGATATTGGAAAGTGTGATGTAACTGACGAAGGATTACAGGTCCTTTCTCATAATTGTTCTCAACTAAAGAAACTAAGTCTTAAGTCATGTGATGCAATTACAGACGACGGTGTCAAATGTATAGCCAAGAAATGTCGCCATCTTGAACAACTCAATATTCAAGACTGCCATCTGACTGTAGACGCTTACCGAGCTGTAAAACGTTACTGTAAAAAATGCTTTATTGAACATACAAATCCTGGTTTTTATTAG
- the LOC143062645 gene encoding uncharacterized protein LOC143062645 isoform X4, producing MRMLVIGNDKHNSQWCFPETSVLFYNPNQTCTDSINDSSSGFASDAASHTYSKTSMSTFKGSCSDSSESGRVSSREPPWSGTKTPAHREPNHYNPRDLNMQYRMSTPSPMSHKSSSSVKTTSSNRSSSKSSHISSHKLPTAPPVISYKNPAYEYQLDKHIEEIQYNIKRIELQDGQQYISSKPKSRHHKPSLFDLVTDDVIVNIFSNLPTDQLCRCSRVCNRWYRLSWDPLLWRRIVINSEKINVDKALKYLTKRLSYNTPTVCVIVERIILTGCEKLTNKGLHTIAKRCPELRHLEIQGCANITNDSLFEIASYCVNLEYLDTTGCPCVTSVSLTTQVLEQATAHHLRQIYLRFLDMTDCYALEDEGLQTLTLHCTQLQHLYLRRCVRIGDAGVQAIGINCPYIKELSISDCRKVTDYGVCALSKIGDNLRYLSVAKCDKVSDVGVIQLAKNCRKLRYLNVRGCEAVSDDAMDVLARNCTKLKSLDIGKCDVTDEGLQVLSHNCSQLKKLSLKSCDAITDDGVKCIAKKCRHLEQLNIQDCHLTVDAYRAVKRYCKKCFIEHTNPGFY from the exons ATGAGGATGCTTGTGATAGGAAATGATAAACACAATAGTCAGTGGTGTTTCCCCGAAACTTCAGTACTTTTTTACA accCGAATCAAACATGCACCGACTCAATAAATGACTCGTCATCAGGATTTGCCTCTGATGCAGCGAGTCATACGTACTCAAAGACTAGCATGTCGACCTTCAAAGGAAGCTGCTCTGACAGCAGTGAATCTGGACGAGTATCGAGTAGAGAACCACCGTGGTCAGGGACAAAGACTCCTGCACACAGAGAACCTAATCATTATAATCCACGTGACTTAAATATGCAATACAGAATGTCCACACCGTCACCAATGTCTCATAAATCATCTTCGTCCGTGAAAACAACATCATCTAACCGTTCGTCCTCAAAATCATCACACATTTCATCACACAAACTTCCAACAGCGCCACCTGTGATAAGTTATAAAAATCCTGCATATGAATATCAGTTAGATAAACATATTGAAGAAATTCAGTATAATATTAAACGGATTGAGCTTCAAGACGGTCAACAGTACATTTCATCCAAACCGAAATCACGTCACCATAAACCGTCTCTTTTCGACTTAGTGACAGATGACGTCATTGTGAACATATTCTCAAACTTGCCGACCGATCAGTTGTGTCGCTGTTCTCGAGTGTGCAACCGATGGTATCGGTTGTCATGGGATCCGTTACTATGGAGACGCATTGTTATAAATAGCGAGAAGATAAACGTTGATAAAGCtttgaaatatttgacaaaaagacTTAGTTACAATACTCCCACAGTGTGTGTGATTGTGGAAAGAATTATATTGACTGGTTGTGAAAAGCTAACTAATAAAGGATTACATACGATAGCGAAACGCTGTCCAGAGTTACGGCACTTGGAAATACAAGGATGTGCCAATATTACTAATGATTCACTCTTTGAAATTGCATCTTATTGTGTTAACCTGGAATATTTAGATACTACTG GATGCCCTTGTGTTACCAGTGTAAGTCTTACCACTCAAGTATTAGAACAGGCCACAGCACACCATCTTCGACAGATCTACCTCCGCTTTTTAGACATGACAGATTGTTACGCGCTGGAGGACGAAGGATTGCAAACACTAACTCTTCATTGTACTCAATTGCAACACTTGTATCTAAGACGATGCGTGCGCATAGGTGATGCTGGCGTTCAAGCCATAGGTATTAACTGTCCGTATATAAAGGAACTTAGCATTAGTGACTGTAGAAAAGTAACCGACTATGGAGTGTGTGCACTCTCGAAAATAGGAGACAATTTAAGATATTTAAGTGTAGCAAAGTGTGATAAAGTTTCTGACGTAGGTGTGATACAATTGGCTAAGAATTGCCGGAAGTTACGTTATCTCAATGTCAGAGGATGTGAAGCTGTCTCAGACGACGCCATGGACGTTTTAGCCCGAAACTGCACGAAACTCAAATCTTTAGATATTGGAAAGTGTGATGTAACTGACGAAGGATTACAGGTCCTTTCTCATAATTGTTCTCAACTAAAGAAACTAAGTCTTAAGTCATGTGATGCAATTACAGACGACGGTGTCAAATGTATAGCCAAGAAATGTCGCCATCTTGAACAACTCAATATTCAAGACTGCCATCTGACTGTAGACGCTTACCGAGCTGTAAAACGTTACTGTAAAAAATGCTTTATTGAACATACAAATCCTGGTTTTTATTAG
- the LOC143062645 gene encoding uncharacterized protein LOC143062645 isoform X5 has translation MRYNGLLRREIQDPNQTCTDSINDSSSGFASDAASHTYSKTSMSTFKGSCSDSSESGRVSSREPPWSGTKTPAHREPNHYNPRDLNMQYRMSTPSPMSHKSSSSVKTTSSNRSSSKSSHISSHKLPTAPPVISYKNPAYEYQLDKHIEEIQYNIKRIELQDGQQYISSKPKSRHHKPSLFDLVTDDVIVNIFSNLPTDQLCRCSRVCNRWYRLSWDPLLWRRIVINSEKINVDKALKYLTKRLSYNTPTVCVIVERIILTGCEKLTNKGLHTIAKRCPELRHLEIQGCANITNDSLFEIASYCVNLEYLDTTGCPCVTSVSLTTQVLEQATAHHLRQIYLRFLDMTDCYALEDEGLQTLTLHCTQLQHLYLRRCVRIGDAGVQAIGINCPYIKELSISDCRKVTDYGVCALSKIGDNLRYLSVAKCDKVSDVGVIQLAKNCRKLRYLNVRGCEAVSDDAMDVLARNCTKLKSLDIGKCDVTDEGLQVLSHNCSQLKKLSLKSCDAITDDGVKCIAKKCRHLEQLNIQDCHLTVDAYRAVKRYCKKCFIEHTNPGFY, from the exons ATGAGATACAATGGACTTTTACGAAGGGAAATTCAAG accCGAATCAAACATGCACCGACTCAATAAATGACTCGTCATCAGGATTTGCCTCTGATGCAGCGAGTCATACGTACTCAAAGACTAGCATGTCGACCTTCAAAGGAAGCTGCTCTGACAGCAGTGAATCTGGACGAGTATCGAGTAGAGAACCACCGTGGTCAGGGACAAAGACTCCTGCACACAGAGAACCTAATCATTATAATCCACGTGACTTAAATATGCAATACAGAATGTCCACACCGTCACCAATGTCTCATAAATCATCTTCGTCCGTGAAAACAACATCATCTAACCGTTCGTCCTCAAAATCATCACACATTTCATCACACAAACTTCCAACAGCGCCACCTGTGATAAGTTATAAAAATCCTGCATATGAATATCAGTTAGATAAACATATTGAAGAAATTCAGTATAATATTAAACGGATTGAGCTTCAAGACGGTCAACAGTACATTTCATCCAAACCGAAATCACGTCACCATAAACCGTCTCTTTTCGACTTAGTGACAGATGACGTCATTGTGAACATATTCTCAAACTTGCCGACCGATCAGTTGTGTCGCTGTTCTCGAGTGTGCAACCGATGGTATCGGTTGTCATGGGATCCGTTACTATGGAGACGCATTGTTATAAATAGCGAGAAGATAAACGTTGATAAAGCtttgaaatatttgacaaaaagacTTAGTTACAATACTCCCACAGTGTGTGTGATTGTGGAAAGAATTATATTGACTGGTTGTGAAAAGCTAACTAATAAAGGATTACATACGATAGCGAAACGCTGTCCAGAGTTACGGCACTTGGAAATACAAGGATGTGCCAATATTACTAATGATTCACTCTTTGAAATTGCATCTTATTGTGTTAACCTGGAATATTTAGATACTACTG GATGCCCTTGTGTTACCAGTGTAAGTCTTACCACTCAAGTATTAGAACAGGCCACAGCACACCATCTTCGACAGATCTACCTCCGCTTTTTAGACATGACAGATTGTTACGCGCTGGAGGACGAAGGATTGCAAACACTAACTCTTCATTGTACTCAATTGCAACACTTGTATCTAAGACGATGCGTGCGCATAGGTGATGCTGGCGTTCAAGCCATAGGTATTAACTGTCCGTATATAAAGGAACTTAGCATTAGTGACTGTAGAAAAGTAACCGACTATGGAGTGTGTGCACTCTCGAAAATAGGAGACAATTTAAGATATTTAAGTGTAGCAAAGTGTGATAAAGTTTCTGACGTAGGTGTGATACAATTGGCTAAGAATTGCCGGAAGTTACGTTATCTCAATGTCAGAGGATGTGAAGCTGTCTCAGACGACGCCATGGACGTTTTAGCCCGAAACTGCACGAAACTCAAATCTTTAGATATTGGAAAGTGTGATGTAACTGACGAAGGATTACAGGTCCTTTCTCATAATTGTTCTCAACTAAAGAAACTAAGTCTTAAGTCATGTGATGCAATTACAGACGACGGTGTCAAATGTATAGCCAAGAAATGTCGCCATCTTGAACAACTCAATATTCAAGACTGCCATCTGACTGTAGACGCTTACCGAGCTGTAAAACGTTACTGTAAAAAATGCTTTATTGAACATACAAATCCTGGTTTTTATTAG
- the LOC143062645 gene encoding uncharacterized protein LOC143062645 isoform X1: protein MALSMGTLEYKQYMQYDRLVFFVETDDEYNFEDGSSTSTYIPENATDDTDPNQTCTDSINDSSSGFASDAASHTYSKTSMSTFKGSCSDSSESGRVSSREPPWSGTKTPAHREPNHYNPRDLNMQYRMSTPSPMSHKSSSSVKTTSSNRSSSKSSHISSHKLPTAPPVISYKNPAYEYQLDKHIEEIQYNIKRIELQDGQQYISSKPKSRHHKPSLFDLVTDDVIVNIFSNLPTDQLCRCSRVCNRWYRLSWDPLLWRRIVINSEKINVDKALKYLTKRLSYNTPTVCVIVERIILTGCEKLTNKGLHTIAKRCPELRHLEIQGCANITNDSLFEIASYCVNLEYLDTTGCPCVTSVSLTTQVLEQATAHHLRQIYLRFLDMTDCYALEDEGLQTLTLHCTQLQHLYLRRCVRIGDAGVQAIGINCPYIKELSISDCRKVTDYGVCALSKIGDNLRYLSVAKCDKVSDVGVIQLAKNCRKLRYLNVRGCEAVSDDAMDVLARNCTKLKSLDIGKCDVTDEGLQVLSHNCSQLKKLSLKSCDAITDDGVKCIAKKCRHLEQLNIQDCHLTVDAYRAVKRYCKKCFIEHTNPGFY, encoded by the exons accCGAATCAAACATGCACCGACTCAATAAATGACTCGTCATCAGGATTTGCCTCTGATGCAGCGAGTCATACGTACTCAAAGACTAGCATGTCGACCTTCAAAGGAAGCTGCTCTGACAGCAGTGAATCTGGACGAGTATCGAGTAGAGAACCACCGTGGTCAGGGACAAAGACTCCTGCACACAGAGAACCTAATCATTATAATCCACGTGACTTAAATATGCAATACAGAATGTCCACACCGTCACCAATGTCTCATAAATCATCTTCGTCCGTGAAAACAACATCATCTAACCGTTCGTCCTCAAAATCATCACACATTTCATCACACAAACTTCCAACAGCGCCACCTGTGATAAGTTATAAAAATCCTGCATATGAATATCAGTTAGATAAACATATTGAAGAAATTCAGTATAATATTAAACGGATTGAGCTTCAAGACGGTCAACAGTACATTTCATCCAAACCGAAATCACGTCACCATAAACCGTCTCTTTTCGACTTAGTGACAGATGACGTCATTGTGAACATATTCTCAAACTTGCCGACCGATCAGTTGTGTCGCTGTTCTCGAGTGTGCAACCGATGGTATCGGTTGTCATGGGATCCGTTACTATGGAGACGCATTGTTATAAATAGCGAGAAGATAAACGTTGATAAAGCtttgaaatatttgacaaaaagacTTAGTTACAATACTCCCACAGTGTGTGTGATTGTGGAAAGAATTATATTGACTGGTTGTGAAAAGCTAACTAATAAAGGATTACATACGATAGCGAAACGCTGTCCAGAGTTACGGCACTTGGAAATACAAGGATGTGCCAATATTACTAATGATTCACTCTTTGAAATTGCATCTTATTGTGTTAACCTGGAATATTTAGATACTACTG GATGCCCTTGTGTTACCAGTGTAAGTCTTACCACTCAAGTATTAGAACAGGCCACAGCACACCATCTTCGACAGATCTACCTCCGCTTTTTAGACATGACAGATTGTTACGCGCTGGAGGACGAAGGATTGCAAACACTAACTCTTCATTGTACTCAATTGCAACACTTGTATCTAAGACGATGCGTGCGCATAGGTGATGCTGGCGTTCAAGCCATAGGTATTAACTGTCCGTATATAAAGGAACTTAGCATTAGTGACTGTAGAAAAGTAACCGACTATGGAGTGTGTGCACTCTCGAAAATAGGAGACAATTTAAGATATTTAAGTGTAGCAAAGTGTGATAAAGTTTCTGACGTAGGTGTGATACAATTGGCTAAGAATTGCCGGAAGTTACGTTATCTCAATGTCAGAGGATGTGAAGCTGTCTCAGACGACGCCATGGACGTTTTAGCCCGAAACTGCACGAAACTCAAATCTTTAGATATTGGAAAGTGTGATGTAACTGACGAAGGATTACAGGTCCTTTCTCATAATTGTTCTCAACTAAAGAAACTAAGTCTTAAGTCATGTGATGCAATTACAGACGACGGTGTCAAATGTATAGCCAAGAAATGTCGCCATCTTGAACAACTCAATATTCAAGACTGCCATCTGACTGTAGACGCTTACCGAGCTGTAAAACGTTACTGTAAAAAATGCTTTATTGAACATACAAATCCTGGTTTTTATTAG
- the LOC143062645 gene encoding uncharacterized protein LOC143062645 isoform X2 encodes MGSSQGKLTDSGIQFSSDYPDFAIINIKISSPGLLWLQKTQDPNQTCTDSINDSSSGFASDAASHTYSKTSMSTFKGSCSDSSESGRVSSREPPWSGTKTPAHREPNHYNPRDLNMQYRMSTPSPMSHKSSSSVKTTSSNRSSSKSSHISSHKLPTAPPVISYKNPAYEYQLDKHIEEIQYNIKRIELQDGQQYISSKPKSRHHKPSLFDLVTDDVIVNIFSNLPTDQLCRCSRVCNRWYRLSWDPLLWRRIVINSEKINVDKALKYLTKRLSYNTPTVCVIVERIILTGCEKLTNKGLHTIAKRCPELRHLEIQGCANITNDSLFEIASYCVNLEYLDTTGCPCVTSVSLTTQVLEQATAHHLRQIYLRFLDMTDCYALEDEGLQTLTLHCTQLQHLYLRRCVRIGDAGVQAIGINCPYIKELSISDCRKVTDYGVCALSKIGDNLRYLSVAKCDKVSDVGVIQLAKNCRKLRYLNVRGCEAVSDDAMDVLARNCTKLKSLDIGKCDVTDEGLQVLSHNCSQLKKLSLKSCDAITDDGVKCIAKKCRHLEQLNIQDCHLTVDAYRAVKRYCKKCFIEHTNPGFY; translated from the exons accCGAATCAAACATGCACCGACTCAATAAATGACTCGTCATCAGGATTTGCCTCTGATGCAGCGAGTCATACGTACTCAAAGACTAGCATGTCGACCTTCAAAGGAAGCTGCTCTGACAGCAGTGAATCTGGACGAGTATCGAGTAGAGAACCACCGTGGTCAGGGACAAAGACTCCTGCACACAGAGAACCTAATCATTATAATCCACGTGACTTAAATATGCAATACAGAATGTCCACACCGTCACCAATGTCTCATAAATCATCTTCGTCCGTGAAAACAACATCATCTAACCGTTCGTCCTCAAAATCATCACACATTTCATCACACAAACTTCCAACAGCGCCACCTGTGATAAGTTATAAAAATCCTGCATATGAATATCAGTTAGATAAACATATTGAAGAAATTCAGTATAATATTAAACGGATTGAGCTTCAAGACGGTCAACAGTACATTTCATCCAAACCGAAATCACGTCACCATAAACCGTCTCTTTTCGACTTAGTGACAGATGACGTCATTGTGAACATATTCTCAAACTTGCCGACCGATCAGTTGTGTCGCTGTTCTCGAGTGTGCAACCGATGGTATCGGTTGTCATGGGATCCGTTACTATGGAGACGCATTGTTATAAATAGCGAGAAGATAAACGTTGATAAAGCtttgaaatatttgacaaaaagacTTAGTTACAATACTCCCACAGTGTGTGTGATTGTGGAAAGAATTATATTGACTGGTTGTGAAAAGCTAACTAATAAAGGATTACATACGATAGCGAAACGCTGTCCAGAGTTACGGCACTTGGAAATACAAGGATGTGCCAATATTACTAATGATTCACTCTTTGAAATTGCATCTTATTGTGTTAACCTGGAATATTTAGATACTACTG GATGCCCTTGTGTTACCAGTGTAAGTCTTACCACTCAAGTATTAGAACAGGCCACAGCACACCATCTTCGACAGATCTACCTCCGCTTTTTAGACATGACAGATTGTTACGCGCTGGAGGACGAAGGATTGCAAACACTAACTCTTCATTGTACTCAATTGCAACACTTGTATCTAAGACGATGCGTGCGCATAGGTGATGCTGGCGTTCAAGCCATAGGTATTAACTGTCCGTATATAAAGGAACTTAGCATTAGTGACTGTAGAAAAGTAACCGACTATGGAGTGTGTGCACTCTCGAAAATAGGAGACAATTTAAGATATTTAAGTGTAGCAAAGTGTGATAAAGTTTCTGACGTAGGTGTGATACAATTGGCTAAGAATTGCCGGAAGTTACGTTATCTCAATGTCAGAGGATGTGAAGCTGTCTCAGACGACGCCATGGACGTTTTAGCCCGAAACTGCACGAAACTCAAATCTTTAGATATTGGAAAGTGTGATGTAACTGACGAAGGATTACAGGTCCTTTCTCATAATTGTTCTCAACTAAAGAAACTAAGTCTTAAGTCATGTGATGCAATTACAGACGACGGTGTCAAATGTATAGCCAAGAAATGTCGCCATCTTGAACAACTCAATATTCAAGACTGCCATCTGACTGTAGACGCTTACCGAGCTGTAAAACGTTACTGTAAAAAATGCTTTATTGAACATACAAATCCTGGTTTTTATTAG